The window GGGGATACGGACGGCTTTAGCGGTCACCGCCTTTGGGTCGCCTCGTGGGGCTCACCCGGCAAGATCGCGCTGCCCGGCGGATTCAAGAGCGCCCAGCTTCAACAATATGCCGACGATGGTTGCATCGACGGCTTCGACGGCAACGTCGACCTCGATTGCCTCCTCGGCCCGACGACGATTGCCGATCTGACGCGATGATCGCGCGCATTCGCAAAGCGCTGCTCCCGCTGAATAATCACCCGGTCGGGTGGGGCGGCTTTGCGCTGGCCACCCTCGGCATCATCGCACCCTCGAGCGTCGATCTACTCTTCCCGCACTTCGATCCGGCCTTCCGCGCATCGCTGCACGAGTGGGGCCGGCTCGCTGCGCAGTTCGGCGTCGCCGCGGCGTTCATCGGGCGCGCGCCGCAGATTAGCGGCAGTCCGTAACGGACACGGGAGCCTCGTTCACGGCCTCCTATGGCGCATCGGCGCTTCAGCATACCTAGCGCTAGGAGGAACCCCATGAATCTCTGGACCCAAATCGAAATCTACGTCTTGACGCTCGGCATTTCGTGGCTGCAAGGCAACGCGCAGCAGATCGAAAAGGACCTCGCGCCCTACATTCAGGACGGCGAAAACGCGATCATCGCGGCCGTCAGCAAACTCAGCCCGTCGCTCGGCGCCCTCTTGCAGGCAGCGCTCACGGCGCTCGGGCCCGATCTGCCGAAGTTCGAAGGCGACGCGGTCGCTTGGCTCGTCGCAGTCGCCCAGGCGTACCTCAAAAAGCTCCAGGGCTGACGCAAGCCTAAGATCGGAAAGGGAGATCGCCGACGCGGTCTCCTTTTTCGTTCGCGGCTGCCCGGGAGGCGGCTGTAACAAGTGCTCCGCTTCCTTATTAGGATCGGCCGAGAAGATAGGCAAAACCGCGAAGCCGGCCACATGCTGCTATGGTACGCAACTTCTCGCTCAAGTGTCCCAATGCAGCAATCTCGTCCCCCGTCAAAATCTGAACCGGTTGGGGGCGCCCGCGTATCCTCTGGCGCGGATCCATTCGCGGCGCAGGCTCGACAAAAAGGCCGCCGATCACCGCGGTCACCGCGCGCGCGGTCTCCTGTTTGAGCTCGAGGCTCGCGTCCGCCCAAGTCGTCGACAGTACCGTGAGAACGTCGATCACCGCGTCGACCGAGACCGTCATCTTCTCGATGGCGGCGATCTCGCTACGCGCGCCGTCGTAGGCGCCACGCGCACGTTTCCGATCGGCGTCTACCTCATCGAGCCGCTCACGCATCTGCTCACCGGTGATCTGCCCGCGCTCGGCCATATCCCAGCAGACACGCCGGCGCCGTTCGATCTCGTCGACCTCGAGCTTCGTAGCCCGTTCGCGGGCACGTAGGCCATCGAGTTCCGCCCGGCGGTCCTGCGGTTCGAGCAGCGTCGGCTCGGCGCTCAGCCGGCTCAGGATGACTTCGAATGCGGCCTCAGCGAGGCTCGAGCGCCAGTGCGGGTAGTACCGATGTTCGGCGATGTTTCGGCAGACGTAATACCGCTCCCGATAGGGCTCGCGGCCCGAACACTGGCCGGAAAGCATAAAGCCGCACGTGCACCGCAGGGCGCCGGCGAGCGGGTACGGCCACGACTGAATCTTGCGCGTTTTGAAATCGGGATTGGCGACAGAGTTGGCCTCATCCCAAAGCTGCTCCGGTACAGCGACGCCGCGCAGCGTGCGGCACCAAATCAGGCGCTGGATCGTCGAGCGACCCCAGCGAAGCGCCCGCGTCTTGCCATCGTGCAAGAGCTTGGGCATCGCGCGTTCGGCGGCGTACCTTGCCAGCCGGTCGTAGCCCCAGCCGCCGGCGCGCCGTTCGAATATCTCTCGAGTCAGGACGGCCTCGGGCTCATAGGCGACGGCGCGCCCGTCGAGTAGCGTGCACCCGTAGGGCGGATTGCCGTTGTGGAGGCCGGCGGCTTTCCGGCGAGCTTTGCCGGCGCGCACGCGATCGGAACGTTTCTCGTTTTCGATGCCGGCGATCACGGCGTCGAGGATCGGGCGCAGGGCGTCGCTGGCGCTAGCGATCGTGACGGCTCCGATATCGCGCGTGTAGATCGTCGCGCCCAGTTTGCGCAGCTGTGCGATCGCCGCGATGCTATCAAGCCCATCGCCGCGGCCGAGCCGATCGAGCCGAACCATCAGGATCCGTCGCGGGCGCTCGGCTTTCGGCGTCGCGATCAGCTCGGCAATGAGGTCGTCTAGCAGTTTCCGGGTGCCAGCTTTGCCGGTTCCGACAGCGCTGAACGTGCGCGTGATAAGCCAGCCGTTGGCGGCTGCGGTCTGCTCGCACCATTTGATTTGCTCCTCGAGCGTCGCCTCTTGCGGCGAGCTCGAAACGGCGCAATAGGACCAGGCGCGCTCACTCATGGTCGGCCCCTAT of the Candidatus Cybelea sp. genome contains:
- a CDS encoding recombinase family protein, with product MSERAWSYCAVSSSPQEATLEEQIKWCEQTAAANGWLITRTFSAVGTGKAGTRKLLDDLIAELIATPKAERPRRILMVRLDRLGRGDGLDSIAAIAQLRKLGATIYTRDIGAVTIASASDALRPILDAVIAGIENEKRSDRVRAGKARRKAAGLHNGNPPYGCTLLDGRAVAYEPEAVLTREIFERRAGGWGYDRLARYAAERAMPKLLHDGKTRALRWGRSTIQRLIWCRTLRGVAVPEQLWDEANSVANPDFKTRKIQSWPYPLAGALRCTCGFMLSGQCSGREPYRERYYVCRNIAEHRYYPHWRSSLAEAAFEVILSRLSAEPTLLEPQDRRAELDGLRARERATKLEVDEIERRRRVCWDMAERGQITGEQMRERLDEVDADRKRARGAYDGARSEIAAIEKMTVSVDAVIDVLTVLSTTWADASLELKQETARAVTAVIGGLFVEPAPRMDPRQRIRGRPQPVQILTGDEIAALGHLSEKLRTIAACGRLRGFAYLLGRS